The Paramixta manurensis region TCTAGCACGCCACGATCGGCAAAGAAACGGCGGATCTCGTTCATGATCGTTGCCCGTTTCAACAAATTGGCAATGGGTGCGCTCGGCTGCCAGCTTGCCGTTTCGCTCATGGTGTACACTCCTCAGTCAGACAGGGGGATGAAGTCTACCCGTATCGCGGTTATCAGACAAATATCCGCACACAAAACGGCCCTGTTTTTACTTTACGCATTGTCCTGTTTTTTTCCAGTGGGTAAAAAAACGTCGAGATCCCCACATTTTTGCCGCTTTTTTCCGCCTCAAATACCCGAACACATCAAAATTTCAGCCCGATCGCCGCCGTATACTTCTAACCACAAATAGGTATCAGAAGAGGCGGTTATCGCTATTCGTCGGCCACCTCTCTTCATCAGAAACCGATTAGCACGACCTAGAAGGGAGGAAACCGTGCAAACCTTTAATTCCGATTTGGTCATTGTCGGCGCAGGAGGCGCCGGGCTTCGCGCCGCGATCGCCGCCGCAGAGGCCAACCCGCGTTTAAACATCGCGCTGGTATCGAAAGTCTATCCAATGCGTAGCCATACGGTAGCTGCTGAAGGCGGCTCCGCTGCCGTCACCCAGCCACACGATAGTGATGATTTCCATTTTCACGATACGGTGGCAGGCGGTGACTGGCTCTGTGAGCAAGATGTGGTGGACTACTTTGTGCGCCACTGTCCACAAGAGATGATCCAACTGGAGCAGTGGGGTTGTCCCTGGAGCCGCAAACCCGATGGTTCGGTTAACGTACGGCGTTTCGGCGGCATGAAGATTGAACGGACTTGGTTTGCCGCCGATAAGACCGGCTTCCATATGCTACACACCCTGTTTCAGACCTCGCTGAAATATCCGCAAATCCACCGCTTTGATGAGCATTTTGTTCTCGACCTGTTGGTTGACGAGGGCCGGGCGCGCGGCATTGTCGCGATGGATATGATGGAAGGTCAACTGATACAGATCCGCGCGAATGCTGTGGTGCTGGCAACTGGCGGCGCCGGGCGGGTTTATCGTTACAATACAAACGGCGGGATTGTTACTGGCGATGGCATGGGGATGGCTTTTCGCCACGGCGTACCGCTGCGTGATATGGAGTTTGTGCAATATCATCCAACCGGCCTGCCCGGTTCCGGCATTTTAATGACCGAGGGTTGCCGTGGCGAAGGCGGCATTTTGGTGAATAAAGACGGTTACCGCTACTTGCAGGATTACGGCATGGGGCCGGAAACGCCGCTTGGCGAGCCGCGTAATAAATATATGGAGCTGGGCCCGCGCGATAAAGTTTCGCAAGCGTTTTGGCATGAGTGGCGGGCCGGGCGCACCATCGCCACTCCGCGCGGTGACGTGGTTTATCTTGATTTGCGCCACCTCGGCGAGAAAAAGCTGCGTGAGCGTCTGCCATTTATTTGTGAACTCAGCAAAGCCTATGTCGGCGTTGACCCGGTAACCGCCCCTATTCCGGTGCGTCCAACCGCGCACTACACCATGGGTGGGATTGAAACCAATACGCAATGTGAAACGCGCATCGAGGGGCTTTTCGCGGTGGGTGAATGCTCCTCCGTTGGTCTACACGGCGCCAACCGGCTGGGCTCCAACTCCCTGGCCGAACTGGTGGTTTTTGGTCGCCTCGCCGGAGAACAAGCCGCGCTACGCGCACAAACGGCATCGGTTGCCAACGCCAGCCTGCTTGATGCACAAGCGCAAGATGTCGAACGTCGGCTACGGGCGCTCGCCAACCAACAAGGTACCGAGAGCGTTGCCACGCTGCGTGATGAAATGGGGCGTTCAATGGAAGAAGGGTGCGGTATTTATCGTACCCCCGAACTGATGCAAGGCACCATTGATAAACTGGCGGAACTCAAATCTCGCTTTCAACATGTTCGTATCAGCGATACCTCAAGCGTGTTTAACACTGAGTTGCTCTACGCCCAAGAGTTAGCGCACAGCCTTGAAGTGGCAGAATGTATGGCGCATTCGGCTTTCCAGCGTAAAGAGTCGCGCGGCGCACATCAGCGTCTTGATGCGGGCTGCACCGAGCGTGACGACGTTAACTACCTCAAACATACGCTGACCTTTTATGCCGCGGATAGCGTACCGCGCGTGGATTATTCGCCGGTGAACATAACCCGTCTTCCGCCTGCCAAACGCGTTTATGGCGCGGAGGCCGAAGCCGATGAGCACAAGGAGCCGCGTCATGTCTGAAATGAAAAGGTTAACCGTTGAAATCCAGCGTTATAACCCGGAGCGCGATGTTGCACCGTACCGTGAGAGTTACGAGGTTCCTTATGATGAGCAAACCTCATTACTCGACGCTTTAGGTTATATCAAAGACCACCTGGCGTTCGATTTAGCCTGGCGCTGGTCTTGCCGTATGGCGATTTGCGGCTCATGCGGCATGATGGTCAACGGCGTGCCCAAACTGGCCTGCAAAACGTTTTTGCGCGAGTATCCCACTGGCATAAAGGTTGAAGCGCTGGCTAATTTTCCTATCGAACGCGATTTAGTGGTCGATATGACGCGCTTTATTGAAAGCCTGGAAGCGATTAAGCCCTATATCATTGGTAACACACGCACACCGGAGCAGGGAGCGCACCGCCAAACGCCGGCGCAAATGGCGAAATACCATCAATTCTCCGGCTGTATCAATTGCGGTCTTTGCTATGCCGCCTGCCCGCAATTTGGTCTTAACCCTGAGTTTATCGGCCCGGCAGCCATCACGCTGGCACACCGTTATAACCTGGATAATCGTGACCACGGCAAAGCACAACGTATGCCGGTACTGAACGGCGATAACGGCGTCTGGCCCTGTACGTTTGTTGGTTACTGCTCGCAGGTTTGCCCGAAACATGTCGATCCGGCGGCAGCCATCCAACAAAGCAAGGTTGAGAGCGCGAAAGATTTCATTATCGCGATGCTCTCGCCACGATAAGGAACCAACCATGATCAGCAAACGTAACGCCTACGTTCGCCCGGTATCGGCAACCTGGTGGAAAAAGCTCGGCTTTTATCGTTTTTATATGTTGCGCGAGGGAACAGCCATTCCGGCCTTGTGGTTCTCTCTGGAGTTAATTTTTGGTCTGTATGCGCTTAAACATGGCGCGGAGAACTGGGCGACATTCGTGGCTTTTCTTCAAAATCCGCTGATGATTATTCTCAACATTGTGGCGTTATTGGCTGCCCTGCTCCACACCAAAACCTGGTTTGAGCTAGCGCCTAAAGCGGCCATCCTGATTGTTAAAGACGAAAAAATGAGCGAAAAACCCATCATAGCGGCACTCCACATCGTAACGGCGCTCGTTACGCTGGGGCTGTTGTTGCTCGCGCTATGGAGGTAAGGAGAACAGCATGAAGCATGATTCGCAACGCTCTAAT contains the following coding sequences:
- the frdA gene encoding fumarate reductase (quinol) flavoprotein subunit; the encoded protein is MQTFNSDLVIVGAGGAGLRAAIAAAEANPRLNIALVSKVYPMRSHTVAAEGGSAAVTQPHDSDDFHFHDTVAGGDWLCEQDVVDYFVRHCPQEMIQLEQWGCPWSRKPDGSVNVRRFGGMKIERTWFAADKTGFHMLHTLFQTSLKYPQIHRFDEHFVLDLLVDEGRARGIVAMDMMEGQLIQIRANAVVLATGGAGRVYRYNTNGGIVTGDGMGMAFRHGVPLRDMEFVQYHPTGLPGSGILMTEGCRGEGGILVNKDGYRYLQDYGMGPETPLGEPRNKYMELGPRDKVSQAFWHEWRAGRTIATPRGDVVYLDLRHLGEKKLRERLPFICELSKAYVGVDPVTAPIPVRPTAHYTMGGIETNTQCETRIEGLFAVGECSSVGLHGANRLGSNSLAELVVFGRLAGEQAALRAQTASVANASLLDAQAQDVERRLRALANQQGTESVATLRDEMGRSMEEGCGIYRTPELMQGTIDKLAELKSRFQHVRISDTSSVFNTELLYAQELAHSLEVAECMAHSAFQRKESRGAHQRLDAGCTERDDVNYLKHTLTFYAADSVPRVDYSPVNITRLPPAKRVYGAEAEADEHKEPRHV
- a CDS encoding succinate dehydrogenase/fumarate reductase iron-sulfur subunit; protein product: MSEMKRLTVEIQRYNPERDVAPYRESYEVPYDEQTSLLDALGYIKDHLAFDLAWRWSCRMAICGSCGMMVNGVPKLACKTFLREYPTGIKVEALANFPIERDLVVDMTRFIESLEAIKPYIIGNTRTPEQGAHRQTPAQMAKYHQFSGCINCGLCYAACPQFGLNPEFIGPAAITLAHRYNLDNRDHGKAQRMPVLNGDNGVWPCTFVGYCSQVCPKHVDPAAAIQQSKVESAKDFIIAMLSPR
- the frdC gene encoding fumarate reductase subunit FrdC, whose amino-acid sequence is MISKRNAYVRPVSATWWKKLGFYRFYMLREGTAIPALWFSLELIFGLYALKHGAENWATFVAFLQNPLMIILNIVALLAALLHTKTWFELAPKAAILIVKDEKMSEKPIIAALHIVTALVTLGLLLLALWR